In one window of Maribacter sp. BPC-D8 DNA:
- a CDS encoding OmpP1/FadL family transporter — protein sequence MKRYLTFVVLMACAVGSAQNINEALRYGTENLQGTARFQAMGGAFGALGGDLSSLNINPAGSAVFNNSLFTISGSNYHTNNDARYFGDALITKNNNIQLNQIGGAFVFNNTDSNSDWKKFTLAFNYDLVNNFDNEYYVSGSATEGIDTYFLEYAGGTPFGSILRQDGEFLEEAYLDIGSAQGFRDQQTFLGYYGGILDPETENDGNTNYISNSLYDFVDQDFLRRTTGYNSKFTVNVASQYKENLYVGASLNFHSVLYTQLDQFTEDGYEPNSEIRRTTFDNYLETEGNGFSFTLGAIAKLNETVRLGGSYQSPTWYRLEDNTSQRVNSDLADEDINFINFNVVNLFESYTVKTPGKLTGSLAVIFAKDGLLSFDYGYQDFSQSELRPTNDPSFQTVNSQITSDLGAVSTFRLGGEYRIQQVSLRAGYRFEQSPYANGNTIGDLNAVSGGIGYNFGGSKLDFALSRSQQDVSERLFNAGITTPAMIDRGIMNATLSYTINF from the coding sequence ATGAAAAGATATTTAACTTTCGTAGTACTAATGGCATGTGCCGTAGGTAGTGCACAAAATATAAATGAAGCTTTACGTTACGGTACTGAAAACCTACAAGGTACAGCCAGATTTCAAGCTATGGGCGGAGCATTTGGTGCTTTAGGCGGAGATTTATCATCGCTAAATATTAACCCTGCAGGATCCGCTGTTTTTAATAACAGCCTTTTTACCATTAGTGGATCGAACTACCACACGAACAATGATGCCCGTTACTTTGGTGATGCATTGATTACCAAAAACAATAACATTCAATTAAATCAAATTGGTGGTGCATTTGTTTTTAATAATACAGATTCTAATTCTGACTGGAAGAAATTCACTTTAGCTTTCAATTATGATTTGGTGAATAATTTCGATAATGAATATTATGTTTCAGGAAGCGCCACAGAAGGTATCGACACCTATTTTCTAGAATATGCAGGCGGTACACCTTTCGGATCTATTCTTCGACAAGATGGAGAGTTTTTAGAAGAAGCTTATCTAGATATTGGCTCAGCACAAGGTTTTAGAGACCAACAAACCTTTTTAGGTTATTATGGCGGAATTCTTGATCCAGAAACCGAAAATGACGGTAACACCAATTACATCAGTAATTCCCTTTATGATTTTGTTGATCAAGATTTTTTAAGAAGAACCACCGGTTACAATAGTAAGTTTACTGTTAATGTTGCTTCTCAATATAAAGAGAATCTTTACGTGGGTGCATCATTGAACTTTCATAGCGTATTATACACTCAGCTTGATCAATTCACTGAAGATGGGTATGAACCTAATTCAGAAATACGAAGAACAACATTTGATAATTACTTAGAAACAGAAGGTAACGGCTTCTCTTTTACCTTAGGCGCTATTGCTAAACTAAATGAAACTGTACGTTTGGGTGGTAGCTACCAATCCCCTACTTGGTATCGTTTAGAGGATAACACCTCTCAACGTGTAAATTCAGATTTAGCAGATGAAGATATTAATTTCATCAATTTTAATGTGGTGAATTTATTCGAAAGCTATACAGTGAAGACCCCTGGAAAACTAACCGGTAGTTTAGCTGTAATTTTTGCAAAAGACGGATTATTAAGTTTTGATTACGGATATCAAGATTTCTCTCAATCGGAATTACGTCCTACCAATGACCCAAGTTTTCAAACAGTAAATTCTCAAATTACGAGTGATTTAGGTGCTGTTTCTACATTTAGACTTGGTGGTGAGTATAGAATTCAACAAGTTAGCCTTAGAGCAGGATATCGCTTTGAACAGAGTCCGTATGCAAACGGAAATACGATCGGAGATCTAAATGCAGTTTCTGGTGGTATTGGTTATAACTTCGGTGGTAGTAAATTAGATTTTGCGCTTAGCCGTTCACAACAAGATGTTAGCGAAAGACTTTTCAATGCCGGTATTACAACACCTGCTATGATTGATAGAGGTATTATGAATGCGACATTGAGTTATACGATCAATTTCTAA
- a CDS encoding T9SS type B sorting domain-containing protein, giving the protein MRTLLCSICCLFLFYWNITAQNSADCRTAIPVCADQPIMGLAGGTGDVDDFDPEVILQTGCLEKGSLSNANIEFNTSWFVFRAGTGGQVGFDIEALATSGSTPTAEWDFAVYGPDVDCGDISNGTAQPIRCNYEVNDTNFTGLGVNPDSGEEGRASLTGSQNTYDEYLDVIPGEIYYILINNFADNFTGDPEPFMLTFTGSSVSDSQDTALDCTLRDEFLGLDIIACEGDDPITISALNSPAGADIANVEWTVDYEDDGIVDDTLTGSGDFGAELIVASPNTGRYFATITTVTGTPPTVADESGVLITFFGTPILDRVETLDTNLSIDPDQNNIEFFVEGDGDYEYAINDGVFQDNPVFMNVPPGLNTVIINDKNGCGITDPIEFLVVGYPKFFTPNGDGINDDWNVEGIETLNNPVVFIFDRYGKLLKQLGATDSWDGNYNGQQMTSTDYWFRFEYGEMEDGLLVAKTRKTHFSLKR; this is encoded by the coding sequence ATGAGAACACTTCTTTGTTCTATATGTTGTTTGTTTCTTTTTTATTGGAACATAACTGCACAGAATTCAGCCGATTGTAGAACGGCTATACCAGTTTGTGCCGACCAGCCTATTATGGGTCTTGCCGGCGGAACAGGTGATGTTGATGATTTTGACCCAGAAGTAATACTTCAAACTGGGTGTTTAGAAAAAGGTAGTCTTTCTAACGCAAATATTGAGTTTAATACTTCTTGGTTCGTTTTTAGAGCAGGTACAGGTGGTCAGGTAGGTTTTGATATTGAGGCATTAGCAACTTCGGGCTCTACGCCAACTGCCGAATGGGATTTTGCTGTTTATGGTCCAGATGTTGATTGTGGCGATATAAGTAATGGTACTGCGCAGCCAATTCGTTGTAACTATGAAGTTAACGATACTAATTTTACGGGACTAGGGGTTAACCCTGATAGCGGTGAAGAAGGTCGTGCATCTTTAACGGGTAGTCAGAATACATATGATGAGTATTTAGATGTTATTCCCGGAGAGATTTATTACATATTGATAAATAATTTTGCCGATAATTTTACTGGAGATCCCGAGCCTTTTATGTTGACTTTTACGGGTAGTTCTGTAAGTGATAGTCAAGATACTGCATTAGATTGTACATTAAGAGATGAGTTTTTAGGATTGGATATCATTGCTTGTGAGGGTGATGACCCAATAACTATTAGTGCATTGAATTCACCTGCAGGTGCAGATATTGCCAATGTAGAGTGGACGGTAGATTATGAAGATGATGGTATAGTAGACGATACGCTTACCGGTTCTGGTGATTTTGGTGCTGAATTAATAGTAGCTAGCCCGAATACCGGACGCTATTTTGCTACAATTACTACCGTAACGGGTACACCGCCAACAGTGGCTGATGAGAGCGGAGTATTAATAACCTTTTTTGGAACACCTATATTAGACCGTGTTGAAACATTGGATACTAATCTTTCAATTGATCCTGATCAAAATAATATTGAATTTTTTGTTGAAGGTGATGGGGATTATGAATATGCGATTAACGACGGAGTGTTTCAAGACAATCCTGTTTTTATGAATGTACCTCCGGGATTGAATACGGTTATTATAAATGATAAGAACGGATGCGGAATTACAGACCCTATAGAGTTTTTAGTTGTTGGTTATCCAAAGTTCTTTACGCCAAATGGTGATGGCATTAATGATGATTGGAATGTGGAGGGAATTGAAACTTTAAACAACCCTGTTGTATTTATTTTTGATAGATACGGTAAGTTGTTGAAGCAGCTAGGTGCAACCGATAGCTGGGACGGAAATTACAACGGACAGCAAATGACTTCTACAGATTACTGGTTCAGGTTTGAATATGGAGAAATGGAAGATGGGCTACTTGTAGCGAAAACCCGAAAGACACATTTTTCATTAAAGAGATAA
- a CDS encoding T9SS type B sorting domain-containing protein, with protein sequence MTKYGISVLLVCFFSIFSCFAQVSADCANAVPICYNTPVNGGTNGYGIDDFNGATISGCITQGSGTIETNSAWYTFKIGEIGQLGFNIGFDTTEDWDFALYKTNDCSALGDPVRCNYFDNSDDSSFIGMGEDPTGIDNIQYDDWLAVEPGEEYLLMINNFSNNNSGFSIQFSGSIFVEFPYSALDCNIIDNLLGPPVIACDDQTVVLDATTADAKTYQWELDAGAGYQQIPGESDPELSIAVSGMYRVIIVRNSGNPVTSETQVAYAPSPETFSLEDETACLDGTAIDFNTKDAEALGAQSPLDFRVSYHESFEDAFDGANALLKEFIPTQVLQTIYVRTTSIENSMCFDVSETFDINGIELPVLDFETEVFICGDEPIVTIGQRIPDSDFTYEWSSGQTSSLITVAEPGVYTLSVTNIQGLIQCITVRSVTVVFSSPPIISDITIEYEDDASNVVNVFLEENGDFEYQVDNETPQNSGLFNNLFPGEHTITVRDVNGCGSDTRDIVVVGFPKFFTPNGDNVNDTWKVDGLSALDNPVITIYDRYGKLLYQIFENSTGWTGSFNGALLPESDYWFKLTYTNSLGESTNASYINNHFTLKR encoded by the coding sequence ATGACCAAGTATGGTATATCTGTTTTATTAGTATGCTTTTTTAGCATCTTCAGCTGTTTTGCGCAGGTGTCGGCTGATTGCGCCAATGCGGTTCCTATTTGCTATAATACTCCTGTAAATGGTGGTACTAATGGTTATGGTATTGACGATTTTAACGGAGCAACTATTTCTGGTTGTATTACGCAGGGTAGTGGTACTATTGAAACCAATTCTGCTTGGTATACCTTTAAAATTGGTGAAATAGGTCAATTAGGTTTTAATATCGGATTTGATACTACAGAAGATTGGGATTTTGCTTTGTATAAAACAAACGATTGTAGTGCATTGGGTGATCCTGTTCGATGTAATTATTTCGATAATTCTGATGATAGTAGTTTTATAGGGATGGGAGAAGACCCTACAGGTATAGATAATATACAGTATGATGATTGGTTAGCTGTTGAACCGGGAGAAGAATACCTCTTGATGATCAATAATTTCAGTAACAATAATTCAGGATTCTCTATTCAGTTTTCAGGTAGCATATTTGTTGAGTTTCCGTATAGTGCTTTAGATTGTAATATTATAGATAATTTATTAGGTCCTCCGGTTATTGCATGTGATGACCAAACCGTGGTTTTGGATGCAACTACTGCAGATGCTAAAACTTATCAATGGGAATTAGATGCTGGAGCGGGTTACCAACAGATACCTGGTGAAAGTGACCCGGAACTCTCTATTGCCGTTTCTGGTATGTATCGTGTTATTATAGTACGTAACTCAGGTAATCCTGTAACAAGCGAAACCCAAGTAGCTTATGCACCTTCGCCAGAAACCTTTTCTTTAGAAGATGAAACTGCTTGTTTAGACGGCACAGCTATTGATTTTAATACCAAAGATGCTGAGGCTTTAGGTGCACAGAGCCCGTTGGATTTTAGGGTGTCATATCATGAAAGTTTTGAAGATGCTTTTGATGGTGCCAACGCACTTTTAAAAGAATTTATACCTACACAGGTTTTGCAAACGATATACGTAAGAACAACATCAATAGAAAACTCTATGTGCTTTGATGTTTCTGAAACTTTTGATATTAACGGAATTGAATTACCTGTTTTAGATTTTGAGACAGAAGTTTTTATATGTGGCGATGAACCTATTGTAACTATAGGGCAGCGTATACCAGATAGCGATTTTACGTATGAATGGAGCTCAGGGCAAACCTCTTCTTTAATTACAGTTGCAGAACCTGGTGTGTACACCTTGTCTGTGACTAATATTCAAGGATTAATACAATGTATAACTGTTAGGTCGGTTACTGTGGTTTTTTCTAGTCCGCCAATAATATCAGATATTACTATCGAATATGAAGATGATGCTTCTAATGTGGTCAATGTTTTCTTGGAAGAGAATGGAGATTTTGAGTATCAAGTAGATAATGAAACGCCACAAAATAGCGGGCTGTTCAACAATCTATTCCCTGGTGAGCATACGATTACCGTTCGTGATGTAAATGGTTGTGGTTCTGATACTAGAGATATCGTAGTGGTGGGGTTTCCAAAGTTCTTTACTCCCAATGGAGATAACGTAAATGATACTTGGAAAGTTGACGGATTGTCAGCTTTAGATAATCCTGTGATCACTATTTATGATAGATATGGAAAATTACTGTATCAGATATTTGAAAATTCTACTGGGTGGACCGGTTCTTTTAATGGAGCCCTTTTGCCAGAATCTGACTACTGGTTCAAACTTACTTATACCAATTCTTTAGGGGAAAGTACAAACGCATCTTACATTAATAATCATTTCACTTTAAAGCGTTAA
- the folE gene encoding GTP cyclohydrolase I FolE — translation MKIEDTLEDQFDELGNDHISTSEDTPLRSDAFDLDDAEKIERIRENVREIMLTLGLDLTDDSLKGTPNRVAKMYVNEIFGGLNPTKKPKASTFDNKYKYGEMLVEKNITLYSTCEHHFLPIVGRAHVAYISNGTVVGLSKMNRIVDYYAKRPQVQERLNIQIVRELQKALGTEDVACVIDAKHLCVNSRGIRDIDSSTVTAEYGGKFKEELVRREFLNYLNLDTHF, via the coding sequence ATGAAAATTGAGGATACACTGGAAGATCAATTTGATGAATTAGGAAACGATCACATTTCTACATCAGAAGACACTCCTTTACGTTCAGATGCCTTTGATTTGGATGATGCCGAAAAGATTGAACGCATTCGCGAAAATGTACGTGAAATTATGCTAACCTTAGGTTTAGATTTAACCGACGATAGCCTAAAAGGAACTCCGAATAGAGTTGCTAAAATGTACGTTAATGAAATATTCGGCGGCTTAAACCCTACCAAAAAACCTAAGGCTTCTACTTTTGATAATAAGTACAAGTATGGCGAAATGTTAGTTGAAAAAAACATTACTCTTTACTCCACCTGCGAACACCACTTTCTACCAATAGTTGGTCGTGCCCACGTTGCTTACATTTCTAATGGTACCGTTGTTGGTCTTTCTAAGATGAACCGTATTGTTGATTATTATGCTAAACGTCCGCAAGTTCAAGAGCGTTTAAATATTCAAATCGTAAGAGAATTACAAAAAGCTTTAGGTACTGAAGATGTTGCTTGTGTTATTGATGCAAAACATCTTTGTGTAAATTCTAGAGGAATTCGCGATATTGATAGTAGCACCGTAACCGCTGAATATGGCGGTAAATTCAAAGAAGAATTGGTACGCCGCGAGTTCTTAAATTACCTTAACCTAGACACTCATTTTTAA
- the cysS gene encoding cysteine--tRNA ligase, with the protein MQLYENQEIKVYNSLSGKKEVFKPINEGHIGMYVCGPTVYSNVHLGNCRTFMSFDMIFRYFRHLGYKVRYVRNITDAGHLVDDAEDGEDKIAKKARLEKLEPMEVVQRYTVDFHNILEKFNFLPPSIEPTATGHIIEQIEIIKDILEKGFAYETNGSVYFDVAKFNEEHEYGKLSGRKLEDMIANTRDLAAQDDKHNPQDFALWKKAEPQHIMRWPSPWGDGFPGWHLECTAMSTKYLGETFDIHGGGMDLKFPHHECEIAQAEACNGQSPVNYWLHANMLTLNGRKMAKSTGNSILPGEIFSGENEILSKPFSPSMVRFFMMQAHYTSILDISNDALLASEKGFNKLMEAINSLKSLNTGKTTDFDVAAWKASCYAAMNDDFNSPILIAKLFDAVKHINLIKEGTESITEEDKLELENTIHGFVFDVLGLENKSSSDADTEKLGGVVELLIELRKSARENKDFATSDQIRDQLAALGIQLKDGKEGTTYSL; encoded by the coding sequence ATGCAATTGTACGAAAATCAGGAAATTAAAGTATACAATTCCTTATCAGGAAAAAAAGAAGTTTTCAAACCCATAAATGAAGGCCATATCGGTATGTATGTTTGTGGACCAACAGTGTATAGTAATGTACACTTAGGAAACTGTAGAACTTTCATGTCTTTTGATATGATTTTCAGATACTTTAGACACCTAGGCTACAAAGTGCGTTATGTTCGTAATATTACTGATGCAGGTCATTTAGTTGATGATGCGGAAGATGGCGAAGATAAAATTGCAAAAAAAGCACGATTAGAAAAGCTAGAACCGATGGAAGTCGTACAGCGATACACTGTTGACTTTCATAATATTTTAGAGAAATTTAATTTTCTACCTCCTAGCATTGAACCCACAGCTACGGGACATATTATAGAACAGATTGAAATTATTAAGGATATTCTTGAAAAAGGATTTGCCTATGAAACCAATGGTTCTGTATATTTTGACGTTGCTAAGTTCAACGAAGAGCATGAGTACGGCAAATTAAGTGGCCGTAAGCTTGAAGACATGATTGCTAACACTCGTGATCTTGCCGCTCAAGACGACAAGCACAATCCGCAAGATTTTGCTCTTTGGAAAAAAGCAGAGCCACAACATATTATGCGATGGCCTTCGCCGTGGGGCGATGGATTCCCGGGGTGGCATTTAGAATGTACCGCCATGAGTACAAAATACTTAGGCGAAACATTTGATATTCACGGTGGCGGAATGGATTTAAAATTTCCGCATCACGAATGTGAAATAGCTCAAGCTGAAGCTTGCAATGGTCAAAGTCCTGTAAACTATTGGCTACATGCCAATATGTTAACCTTGAACGGAAGAAAAATGGCTAAATCTACGGGTAACAGTATTTTACCTGGCGAGATATTTTCTGGTGAAAACGAGATTCTTAGCAAGCCCTTCTCCCCTTCTATGGTGCGTTTCTTTATGATGCAGGCACATTATACCAGTATTTTAGATATAAGTAATGATGCATTATTGGCATCTGAAAAAGGTTTCAATAAATTGATGGAAGCTATCAATTCATTAAAATCTTTGAACACCGGCAAGACTACCGATTTTGATGTTGCAGCTTGGAAAGCATCTTGCTACGCAGCCATGAACGATGATTTCAATTCACCCATCTTAATTGCGAAACTATTTGATGCCGTTAAGCACATTAACCTTATTAAAGAAGGCACTGAATCTATTACCGAAGAAGACAAACTTGAATTGGAAAACACCATACACGGTTTCGTTTTTGATGTTTTAGGTTTGGAGAACAAAAGTAGTTCTGATGCCGATACCGAAAAATTAGGTGGTGTAGTTGAGTTATTGATCGAATTACGTAAATCAGCAAGGGAAAATAAAGATTTTGCCACATCTGATCAAATACGTGATCAATTAGCAGCACTAGGTATTCAATTAAAAGACGGTAAAGAAGGTACTACGTATAGTCTTTAA
- a CDS encoding AraC family transcriptional regulator: MIRLAENFLKGRRLETMVENQTSYTMNNAAMHVFETHEQAASVLLKFEQPVLASMIQGKKIMHLRDYESFDFLPGESLVLPANEGMCIDFPEAMAKNPTRCLAMAISEDKINKVLQFMNENMPKSNKDAWGLMDYNFHFVNDRGIFQIIQRLLFLFSEEHPSKDLFVDNMLRELIIRILQTNERKIYSNATLSVKKESRLTEVIRYIRNNVHKSLTVDALSKIACMSPSHFYRTFKLELGISPVEFINNERIKLAVGLLQDPKRSIKDVYLDCGFESRSYFNRVFKTRQQIAPGEYQSKIQKSRFLD, translated from the coding sequence GTGATTCGTTTAGCTGAAAATTTTTTAAAAGGAAGGCGTTTAGAGACCATGGTTGAAAACCAAACCTCTTATACGATGAATAATGCGGCTATGCATGTTTTTGAAACGCATGAGCAAGCGGCTAGTGTTCTTTTGAAATTTGAACAGCCTGTTTTGGCGAGTATGATTCAAGGAAAGAAGATTATGCACTTGCGCGATTATGAATCTTTTGATTTTTTACCGGGTGAGTCTTTAGTCTTACCTGCAAATGAGGGTATGTGTATTGATTTTCCTGAAGCAATGGCGAAGAACCCAACTAGATGTTTGGCAATGGCTATTTCTGAGGATAAAATAAATAAGGTATTGCAATTCATGAATGAGAACATGCCTAAAAGTAATAAGGATGCATGGGGATTAATGGATTACAATTTTCATTTCGTAAATGACAGAGGTATATTTCAAATTATACAGCGGCTTTTATTTCTATTTTCTGAAGAGCACCCATCTAAGGATCTATTTGTAGATAATATGTTGCGTGAATTGATCATTAGAATTCTACAGACTAATGAGCGAAAAATTTATAGTAATGCTACTTTATCGGTTAAAAAAGAAAGTAGGCTGACAGAGGTTATACGCTACATTAGAAATAATGTGCATAAGTCATTAACTGTAGATGCGCTTAGTAAGATAGCTTGTATGAGTCCGTCACATTTTTATAGAACCTTTAAACTAGAGCTTGGTATTTCTCCTGTTGAGTTTATAAATAACGAGCGCATAAAATTAGCTGTTGGTTTATTGCAAGACCCCAAGCGTAGCATTAAAGATGTATATCTTGATTGCGGATTTGAAAGTAGATCTTACTTTAATAGAGTTTTTAAAACAAGGCAACAAATAGCTCCTGGTGAATACCAGTCTAAAATTCAAAAATCTAGGTTTTTAGATTAA